Proteins from a genomic interval of Arvicola amphibius chromosome 14, mArvAmp1.2, whole genome shotgun sequence:
- the Mex3a gene encoding RNA-binding protein MEX3A: protein MPSLVVSGIMERNGGFGELGCFGGSAKDRGLLEDERALQLALDQLCLLGLGEPPAPTAGEDGGGGGGGAPAQPAAPPQPAPPPPPAAAPTAPSAAPAAQTPQPPAAPKGANDAKLCALYKEAELRLKGSSNTTECVPVPTSEHVAEIVGRQGCKIKALRAKTNTYIKTPVRGEEPVFMVTGRREDVATARREIISAAEHFSMIRASRNKSGAAFGVAPALPGQVTIRVRVPYRVVGLVVGPKGATIKRIQQQTNTYIITPSRDRDPVFEITGAPGNVERAREEIETHIAVRTGKILEYNSDGDFLAGSPDTALDSRYSDAWRVHAPGCKPLSTFRQNSLGCIGECSVDSAFEAPRLGEQGGDFGYGGYLFPGYGVGKQDVYYGVAETSPPLWAGQENATPTSVLFSAASSSAKARAGPPGAHRSPATSAGPEQLAGLPRRPPGEPLQGFSKLGAGGLRSPGGGRDCMVCFESEVTAALVPCGHNLFCMECAVRICERTDPECPVCHITATQAIRIFS from the exons ATGCCTAGTCTAGTGGTATCTGGAATAATGGAAAGAAATGGGGGCTTTGGAGAATTAGGATGTTTCGGGGGTAGCGCTAAGGACCGAGGGCTGCTGGAAGACGAGCGCGCCCTTCAGCTGGCGCTTGATCAACTCTGCCTCCTGGGTTTGGGGGAGCCCCCCGCCCCCACGGCGGGCGAGGacgggggaggtggggggggcgGCGCCCCCGCGCAGCCGGCCGCCCCCCCGCAGCcggccccgccgccgccgcccgccgcgGCCCCGACCGCCCCGAGCGCGGCCCCCGCGGCGCAGACGCCCCAGCCCCCCGCCGCCCCCAAAGGGGCAAACGACGCCAAGCTCTGCGCGCTCTACAAAGAGGCCGAGCTGCGCCTGAAGGGCAGCAGCAACACCACGGAGTGCGTTCCCGTGCCCACCTCCGAGCACGTGGCGGAGATCGTGGGCAGGCAAG GCTGCAAGATTAAGGCTTTGAGAGCCAAGACCAACACCTACATCAAGACACCTGTGCGAGGTGAGGAGCCCGTGTTCATGGTGACTGGGAGGCGGGAAGACGTGGCCACAGCCCGGCGGGAAATCATCTCAGCAGCTGAGCACTTCTCCATGATAAGAGCCTCACGCAACAAATCTGGCGCCGCTTTTGGTGTGGCCCCTGCTCTGCCGGGCCAGGTGACCATTCGTGTTCGAGTGCCCTACCGTGTGGTGGGACTGGTGGTGGGCCCCAAGGGAGCGACCATCAAACGCATCCAGCAGCAGACCAACACATACATCATCACCCCCAGCCGGGACCGCGACCCGGTGTTCGAGATAACCGGCGCCCCAGGCAACGTGGAACGTGCGCGGGAGGAGATCGAGACGCACATCGCAGTGCGCACCGGCAAGATCCTCGAGTACAACAGCGACGGCGACTTCCTGGCTGGCAGCCCCGACACTGCGCTGGACAGCCGCTACTCGGACGCCTGGCGGGTGCATGCTCCGGGCTGCAAGCCGCTTTCCACCTTCCGGcagaacagcctgggctgcatCGGCGAGTGCAGCGTGGACTCGGCCTTCGAGGCCCCGCGCCTAGGCGAGCAGGGCGGGGACTTCGGCTACGGCGGGTATTTGTTTCCGGGCTACGGCGTGGGCAAGCAGGACGTGTACTATGGCGTGGCTGAGACGAGTCCCCCGTTGTGGGCGGGCCAGGAGAACGCCACGCCCACCTCGGTGCTCTTTTCTGCCGCCTCTTCTTCAGCCAAGGCACGCGCAGGCCCACCGGGTGCACACCGCTCTCCAGCCACCTCTGCGGGGCCAGAGCAGCTGGCCGGGCTCCCTCGGCGACCGCCTGGAGAGCCACTGCAGGGCTTCTCTAAACTGGGGGCGGGAGGGCTGCGGAGTCCTGGCGGCGGGCGGGACTGTATGGTTTGCTTTGAGAGCGAAGTGACAGCAGCCCTGGTGCCCTGTGGACACAACCTTTTCTGCATGGAGTGTGCAGTACGCATCTGCGAGAGGACGGACCCAGAGTGTCCTGTCTGCCACATCACCGCCACGCAAGCCATCCGAATATTTTCCTAA